One window of Rasiella rasia genomic DNA carries:
- a CDS encoding tetratricopeptide repeat protein, producing MPKSLALFAVLLCVTLTSFSQRTATYTNELVDYNKAIELYNNQQFLAAQSLFTKVKTTTSEITIEGDCAYYIANCAVRLNQQDADRLMEDFVTSYPTSIKRNEAYINVANYYFENGKYSYARKWYDKVDEASLPRSEQDRYSFNNGYAYFKNKRYSEAKKYFNRVSTSEKYGSQAKYYLGFIAYEGDDYTEANDLFEEVKGDERYNEGLSYYQADMNFKLGKFQKAIDLGTEQFEQSNPKEQSELSKIIGESYFNLGNYAEAIPYLKEYKGKSGRWNNTDYYQLGYAYYKQGNFEAAIGEFNKIIDGDNAVAQNAYYHLAESYLQLDQKQQALNAFKNASEMEFSAEIKEDAFLNYAKLSYEIGNSYQSAPSVLLAFIETYPKNANNDVLQDLLIDSYITSRNYKAALELLENNKKFENKLAFQKVAFYRGIEVFNEGDFANAIALFDKSLKEPRDAIYTARATYWKAESDYQLSNFDAALIGFKQYLQLPSAAQTPEWEHSKYNLGYNQFKLKNYSNAITLFKGYLESSTSDAARKTDAHLRLGDSYFVTSQYWPAMENYNTALEMGSPDKDYAAFQKAISYGFVDRTPKKVEALQDFARTYTASIYRDDALYELGNTYVSLDKTPEAIRVYDQLVLEQPKSSFVPKALMKKALIYDNTGKSAEALVIFKRVAGDYPNSTEALQAVTSAKLIYIDQGRVNEYANWVATLDYVEVADAELDDATYQAAEQPYLENKPGQAKSRFVAYLDEFPNGQHALQAHFYLGQLYFAEKETDQAIPHFEYVVSKERNEFSEQALARISELYLGKKDYQNALTYLTRLETEADFPQNIIFAQTNSMKASYELKKYAEAVGFAEKVLQNEKIDNAIKSDAQIIIARAAMQTGDEAKAKTAYAEVAKIATGSLAAEALYYHAYFLNKAQSYEDSNAAVQQLAKDYSGYKLFGAKGLVLMAKNFYALNDAYQATYILESVISNFADYPEVVNEAKAELSLIKSAEAKTNASVETNKN from the coding sequence ATGCCTAAAAGCCTCGCTCTTTTTGCAGTGTTGCTATGCGTTACTCTAACCTCTTTTTCGCAACGCACTGCTACCTACACCAACGAATTAGTAGATTATAACAAAGCCATAGAGTTATACAATAACCAACAATTTTTGGCTGCACAATCTTTATTCACAAAAGTAAAAACCACTACTTCTGAAATTACCATTGAAGGTGATTGCGCCTACTATATTGCAAATTGTGCCGTACGTTTAAATCAGCAAGATGCCGATAGATTAATGGAAGATTTTGTAACCTCGTATCCCACAAGTATTAAAAGAAATGAAGCTTATATTAACGTGGCTAATTACTATTTCGAGAATGGAAAATATAGCTACGCAAGAAAATGGTACGACAAAGTAGATGAAGCGAGCTTGCCAAGAAGTGAGCAAGACCGTTACAGTTTTAATAATGGCTATGCGTACTTTAAAAACAAGCGATATTCTGAAGCTAAAAAATACTTTAACAGAGTGTCTACCTCAGAAAAGTACGGTTCGCAAGCTAAATATTACCTAGGTTTTATTGCCTACGAAGGAGATGACTATACAGAGGCAAACGATTTATTTGAAGAGGTAAAAGGCGACGAGCGTTATAACGAAGGGCTGAGCTATTACCAAGCCGATATGAATTTTAAACTAGGTAAATTTCAGAAGGCAATAGACCTTGGGACAGAACAGTTTGAGCAATCTAACCCGAAAGAACAGAGTGAACTCTCTAAAATTATAGGCGAGAGCTATTTTAATCTCGGAAATTACGCCGAAGCCATTCCCTACTTAAAAGAGTATAAAGGCAAAAGTGGTCGCTGGAACAATACAGATTATTACCAACTAGGGTATGCATATTACAAACAAGGCAATTTTGAAGCCGCAATTGGGGAATTCAACAAAATTATTGATGGTGATAACGCCGTTGCCCAAAATGCCTATTACCATTTGGCCGAAAGTTACCTTCAATTAGATCAAAAGCAACAAGCCCTAAATGCTTTTAAAAATGCTTCAGAAATGGAATTTTCCGCAGAAATTAAGGAAGATGCCTTTTTGAACTATGCCAAACTTAGTTACGAAATAGGAAACAGCTATCAAAGTGCGCCTAGTGTGCTTCTAGCATTTATAGAAACATACCCAAAGAACGCCAATAACGACGTGTTGCAAGACTTGTTAATAGACAGTTATATTACTTCTCGCAATTATAAAGCCGCACTAGAACTACTTGAAAACAATAAAAAGTTTGAAAATAAATTGGCATTTCAGAAGGTAGCATTTTACAGAGGTATTGAAGTGTTTAACGAAGGAGATTTTGCCAATGCTATTGCACTTTTCGACAAATCTTTAAAAGAACCGAGGGATGCCATATATACAGCTAGAGCAACGTATTGGAAAGCCGAGAGTGATTACCAACTATCTAATTTTGATGCGGCACTTATTGGATTTAAACAATACTTACAATTACCTTCTGCTGCACAGACGCCAGAGTGGGAACACAGCAAATATAATCTTGGCTACAACCAATTTAAGTTGAAAAACTATAGTAATGCCATTACTTTGTTTAAAGGGTACTTAGAGTCTTCCACCTCTGATGCTGCTCGTAAAACCGATGCACATCTACGATTGGGAGATAGTTATTTTGTAACTAGCCAATACTGGCCTGCCATGGAGAATTACAATACCGCACTTGAAATGGGCTCTCCAGATAAAGATTATGCCGCTTTTCAGAAAGCAATAAGCTATGGTTTTGTAGATAGAACACCAAAAAAAGTTGAGGCACTGCAAGATTTTGCGCGTACCTATACAGCATCGATTTACAGAGATGATGCCCTGTATGAATTAGGAAATACATACGTTTCACTAGATAAAACACCCGAAGCTATTCGAGTGTATGATCAACTAGTGTTAGAACAGCCAAAAAGTAGTTTTGTACCAAAGGCGCTAATGAAGAAAGCGCTTATCTACGACAATACTGGAAAAAGCGCCGAAGCATTGGTTATATTTAAAAGAGTTGCGGGTGATTATCCAAATTCAACAGAAGCGTTGCAAGCAGTTACATCGGCTAAACTAATTTACATAGATCAAGGTCGTGTAAATGAATATGCCAATTGGGTAGCTACTTTAGATTATGTGGAGGTAGCAGATGCAGAGCTAGACGATGCTACCTACCAAGCGGCAGAACAACCATATTTAGAAAACAAACCTGGTCAGGCCAAATCGCGTTTTGTGGCGTATTTAGATGAGTTTCCAAATGGACAGCATGCGCTACAGGCACACTTTTATTTAGGACAGTTGTATTTTGCTGAAAAGGAGACCGATCAAGCAATTCCTCATTTTGAATATGTTGTTTCTAAAGAGCGTAATGAATTTTCAGAACAGGCCTTGGCGCGTATATCAGAGTTGTATTTAGGGAAGAAAGATTACCAAAATGCTTTGACGTACTTAACGCGTTTAGAAACCGAAGCCGATTTTCCGCAGAACATCATCTTTGCCCAAACCAATAGTATGAAGGCGAGCTATGAGTTAAAAAAATATGCAGAGGCAGTAGGTTTTGCTGAAAAGGTATTGCAGAATGAAAAAATTGACAATGCTATAAAAAGTGATGCGCAAATTATTATAGCACGTGCAGCAATGCAAACAGGAGATGAAGCAAAAGCAAAAACAGCTTACGCCGAAGTAGCAAAAATAGCTACAGGTTCTCTCGCCGCTGAAGCCTTGTATTATCATGCTTATTTTTTAAACAAAGCGCAAAGCTATGAAGATTCAAATGCTGCGGTGCAACAGTTGGCTAAAGACTATTCGGGTTATAAATTATTTGGTGCCAAGGGACTCGTACTCATGGCAAAGAACTTTTATGCCTTAAACGATGCGTATCAAGCAACCTATATTCTTGAAAGCGTCATCAGTAATTTTGCAGACTATCCCGAAGTCGTTAATGAGGCTAAAGCAGAATTATCACTTATTAAAAGTGCAGAAGCAAAAACAAATGCTTCGGTTGAAACAAACAAAAATTAG
- a CDS encoding S8 family peptidase yields the protein MKNITYFLLFCSFAMWSQNESEERFYFQLNIKNGEQLQLSQSLDKKFVIISPNSTDETRIYAAYNVFLFEKAYRNSSSDLLSNVYNIATDNVALISNLKHNFPEKYSRIDQYYPSEKPYYPNDYGATSPVENLGTAQRLDDLDLLEMPKAWGITKGSKKVVIGISDSRVDSTDAEFKGRVSKYLKYFDTPKGLGCFHGSNVAAIAGAATDNGYGRPGICSDCDMIAHGYGSFSYIEDLVEAGAKIINASWVVCNMGTYHENIEERINELYEDGIIIVAAAGNGKGCNRDGFDPDDYGYPNAFEKVISVTGTYVTNDLETAVLEKDENDRMIVKFIKDRHDSKLAFRENGEIVVPYPKFGLQANDAIDICAPAYTYLHGNQICEYKDIMGGVTSGAAPFVSGVLGLIWSENYCLSAYEVETILKLSSEEIENLSGNTRYRGKLGAGRINGYRAVKMARETKEMFGNVEVSNRDMYRYHYRLENAPYNITVKNQTFRDSASVRFKARNAIYLKPGTTLRPDKTSRMHFSIDATTPTGECFPEQPKSYPRIFKKK from the coding sequence ATGAAAAATATCACCTATTTCTTATTGTTCTGCAGCTTCGCGATGTGGAGTCAAAACGAAAGTGAAGAGCGTTTCTATTTTCAACTTAACATTAAAAATGGAGAACAGCTACAACTATCACAGAGTTTGGATAAAAAATTTGTCATTATCAGCCCAAACAGCACAGACGAAACCAGAATTTATGCAGCCTACAACGTGTTTCTATTTGAAAAAGCTTATCGTAATAGCAGTAGCGACTTGTTATCGAATGTTTACAATATTGCCACAGACAACGTTGCGCTCATTAGCAATCTAAAGCACAACTTTCCTGAAAAATATTCTAGAATTGATCAGTACTACCCTTCTGAAAAACCCTACTACCCTAACGACTACGGTGCAACGAGTCCGGTTGAAAATTTAGGAACAGCACAACGATTAGACGATTTAGATCTACTTGAAATGCCAAAAGCTTGGGGAATTACAAAAGGTTCTAAAAAAGTAGTGATTGGCATTTCAGATTCTCGAGTAGATTCTACAGATGCAGAATTTAAAGGACGCGTCTCCAAATACCTCAAATATTTTGACACCCCAAAAGGCCTAGGTTGCTTTCATGGGTCTAACGTTGCGGCCATCGCTGGCGCAGCTACAGACAATGGCTACGGACGTCCAGGAATTTGCTCAGACTGCGATATGATTGCGCATGGCTATGGTAGTTTTAGCTACATTGAAGATTTGGTGGAGGCAGGTGCCAAAATAATTAATGCCAGTTGGGTTGTATGTAATATGGGCACCTACCACGAAAACATTGAAGAGCGCATTAATGAGTTGTATGAAGATGGAATCATAATCGTAGCTGCTGCAGGCAACGGTAAGGGGTGCAACAGAGATGGGTTTGATCCAGACGACTATGGTTATCCTAATGCTTTCGAAAAGGTGATTTCGGTTACGGGTACCTATGTAACAAACGACCTAGAAACCGCTGTTCTTGAAAAAGACGAAAATGACCGAATGATTGTAAAATTTATTAAAGACAGACACGACTCCAAGCTGGCTTTTCGGGAAAATGGTGAAATTGTTGTTCCCTACCCAAAATTTGGGTTACAAGCAAACGATGCTATAGACATTTGCGCTCCTGCATACACCTACTTGCACGGAAACCAAATCTGTGAATACAAAGATATTATGGGAGGTGTTACTTCGGGGGCTGCTCCTTTTGTTTCTGGAGTTTTAGGGCTTATTTGGTCTGAGAATTATTGTTTGAGCGCTTATGAAGTAGAGACTATTTTAAAACTGAGTTCTGAAGAGATAGAAAATTTATCGGGTAACACACGTTATCGCGGAAAACTTGGTGCAGGACGAATTAACGGTTATCGTGCTGTAAAAATGGCAAGAGAAACCAAAGAGATGTTTGGTAATGTTGAGGTAAGCAATCGAGATATGTATAGATATCATTATAGATTAGAGAATGCACCTTACAATATTACTGTAAAGAATCAGACCTTTAGAGATTCTGCTTCCGTTCGGTTTAAGGCGCGAAATGCCATTTACCTAAAACCAGGCACTACATTGCGACCAGACAAAACATCGCGTATGCATTTCAGTATAGATGCTACCACCCCAACTGGCGAATGTTTCCCAGAACAACCGAAATCGTATCCAAGAATTTTTAAAAAGAAATAA
- a CDS encoding TonB-dependent receptor encodes MLLGFLLLSTAVFAQEEEENIGTEVINIVKPYTPTISDAFKVKQTPLLNDSVTTQKKKVQYQIFSVPVASTFTPAKGKAATVEKSKPMKLYDNYATLGFGNYTSILGELYSNFQISRTDDAGFFFRHNSSQGGIEDIRVDNKYYNTQLDGNYTSRQRDVAYRLDAGVKYQVFNWYGLNESFNTVDDAFINSLDITQTYFSGYAGGTISIDESVFDRVSANVRYLGDGFGSSEFNFTAKPEFSFPLTTFTLKIDGEVDYLSGSFEKEYLGITEVNHNVLIAGVSPSLVYVNNDLTVSLGVATYIGLELDDEISEFYIYPKLNASYRLVDELLIAYGGVDGGLSQNSYYDFKEVNPFVSPTLTVVPTSQIYNGFGGLKGKLTNSVGYNVRASYGREESKALFKNNPDLGNGTADLEGYEYGNSFNVVYDNINTLAIFGELKVDVSEKFSLGVNAEFLSYDTEIEAEAWNLPELKATLFSNFSITEEIYGGASLFYVGERTDQYINVGIIGPGLATIETLDAYLDANVHLGYRVNERLSIFAKGSNLLSDNYEKWLNYPVQGIQGLLGATYKFDW; translated from the coding sequence ATGCTTTTAGGGTTCCTTTTGCTGTCAACAGCTGTTTTTGCACAGGAAGAGGAAGAAAATATAGGGACAGAGGTTATTAACATTGTTAAACCGTATACCCCTACCATTAGCGATGCTTTTAAGGTGAAACAAACACCATTGCTAAACGATTCGGTGACCACACAAAAAAAGAAGGTACAGTATCAAATATTCTCAGTGCCTGTGGCCTCTACATTTACACCAGCAAAAGGAAAGGCTGCTACCGTTGAAAAATCTAAGCCTATGAAGTTGTATGATAATTATGCAACCTTAGGTTTTGGGAATTACACTAGTATTTTAGGAGAGTTGTATAGTAACTTTCAGATTAGTAGAACAGATGATGCAGGCTTCTTTTTTAGACATAATTCTTCTCAAGGTGGTATAGAAGATATTCGAGTAGATAACAAATATTACAATACCCAATTAGATGGTAACTATACCAGTCGTCAGAGAGATGTTGCTTACAGACTTGATGCCGGTGTAAAATATCAAGTTTTTAATTGGTACGGCTTAAATGAATCTTTTAACACGGTAGACGATGCCTTTATAAATAGTCTAGACATAACTCAGACCTATTTTAGCGGGTACGCTGGCGGAACGATTTCGATAGATGAGTCTGTTTTTGATAGGGTGTCGGCTAACGTAAGGTATTTGGGCGATGGTTTTGGGTCATCTGAGTTTAACTTCACAGCAAAACCAGAATTCTCTTTTCCGCTTACCACGTTCACCCTTAAAATAGATGGTGAAGTAGATTATTTAAGCGGAAGTTTCGAAAAAGAATACCTAGGCATAACCGAAGTAAACCACAATGTACTCATTGCAGGTGTAAGTCCGTCGTTAGTATATGTAAACAACGATTTAACTGTTTCTCTAGGAGTTGCGACCTATATTGGGTTAGAGTTAGACGACGAAATTTCTGAATTTTACATCTACCCAAAGCTAAATGCTTCATACCGATTGGTAGACGAATTGCTTATAGCATACGGTGGGGTAGATGGCGGACTCTCACAAAATAGTTACTACGATTTTAAAGAAGTGAATCCGTTTGTGTCACCAACACTCACGGTCGTTCCAACAAGTCAGATTTATAATGGTTTTGGAGGTTTAAAAGGGAAACTCACCAATAGTGTTGGTTACAATGTGCGCGCTTCTTACGGAAGGGAAGAAAGCAAGGCGTTGTTTAAAAATAATCCAGACCTTGGTAATGGTACTGCAGATTTAGAAGGTTATGAATATGGAAACTCTTTTAACGTTGTATACGATAACATAAACACCTTAGCTATTTTTGGTGAGTTGAAAGTTGACGTTTCTGAAAAATTTAGTTTGGGTGTAAACGCAGAATTTTTAAGCTACGATACAGAAATAGAAGCAGAGGCATGGAATTTACCTGAATTAAAAGCAACCTTATTTTCTAATTTTAGCATTACTGAAGAAATTTACGGAGGCGCCAGTTTATTTTATGTAGGAGAACGTACCGACCAATACATAAATGTTGGGATTATTGGACCTGGCTTGGCAACTATTGAAACGTTAGACGCGTATCTCGACGCAAATGTACATCTGGGATATCGGGTAAATGAGCGCTTATCAATTTTTGCTAAGGGAAGTAATTTGTTGAGTGATAATTACGAAAAATGGCTTAATTATCCTGTACAAGGAATTCAAGGATTGTTGGGAGCAACCTACAAATTTGATTGGTAA
- a CDS encoding cell division ATP-binding protein FtsE, with amino-acid sequence MSEAVLELKNASIFQRESLILSDVSVSIDKGEFVYLIGKTGTGKSSFMKTLYGDLPLKKGEGHIVGYDLPTLKEKDIPFLRRKLGVVFQDFKLLNDRTVSDNLHFVLTATGWTDKAEMKSKIDDVLDKVDMKTKAFKYPYQLSGGEQQRVAIARALLNDPELILADEPTGNLDPQTSVEVMQVLQEINKNGNTILMATHDYALLLKYPSKTLKCDENQIFEVVQKTV; translated from the coding sequence ATGTCTGAAGCCGTATTAGAATTAAAGAATGCATCCATATTTCAGCGTGAAAGCCTTATACTTTCAGACGTTTCTGTGTCTATAGACAAAGGTGAATTTGTATACCTCATTGGTAAAACTGGTACCGGAAAGAGTAGTTTTATGAAAACGCTCTATGGTGATTTACCGCTAAAAAAAGGAGAAGGTCATATTGTGGGATACGATTTACCCACTTTAAAAGAAAAAGACATACCTTTTCTTCGTCGTAAATTGGGTGTTGTATTTCAAGATTTTAAACTTCTAAACGATCGCACCGTTAGTGATAACCTTCACTTTGTATTAACCGCTACAGGATGGACAGACAAAGCCGAGATGAAATCTAAAATAGACGATGTTTTAGATAAGGTAGACATGAAAACAAAAGCGTTTAAATACCCTTATCAATTATCTGGTGGTGAACAACAACGCGTTGCCATTGCACGTGCGCTTTTAAACGACCCTGAACTTATTTTAGCAGATGAGCCGACAGGAAATTTAGACCCGCAGACCAGTGTAGAGGTAATGCAGGTACTTCAAGAAATTAATAAAAATGGTAATACTATTTTAATGGCAACGCACGACTATGCCTTATTACTGAAATATCCTTCAAAGACCTTGAAATGTGATGAAAATCAAATTTTTGAGGTGGTACAAAAAACTGTTTAA
- a CDS encoding SGNH/GDSL hydrolase family protein has protein sequence MKRLYNYIALFLIPVFLVWLGIELFYRFADTAYTEKDKQLRTEYKNAEVLVLGNSHALFGIDPSYFEARTFNAANISQTLYFDERILNTYIDSLPELETVIVTISYFSLSQKDNSLGDTWRKYFYKHQMGLDVPIVSNWDVRNYSLALTRRFRKSVELLQVYAEEGTVALVKPNGYGLQDERDIVADKEAIVPIIVKKHEDGSLDFNHNTNRLQTMITTCKARDINVLLVEMPMYQTYYNALMPEKKEKIVSVLEHLASSNPNVQYLKLSEDNRFTDKDLRDADHLTNEGAAKASKIINAFIEENFQ, from the coding sequence ATGAAAAGATTATACAACTACATAGCACTCTTTTTAATACCCGTTTTTCTGGTGTGGTTGGGAATTGAACTATTTTATCGTTTTGCCGATACTGCCTATACTGAAAAAGATAAGCAATTACGCACCGAATATAAAAATGCTGAGGTTTTAGTGTTGGGTAACTCTCACGCACTGTTTGGAATAGACCCTTCTTATTTTGAAGCCAGAACGTTTAACGCTGCAAATATTAGTCAGACTCTGTACTTCGATGAACGTATATTAAATACGTATATAGACAGCTTACCAGAGTTAGAAACCGTTATCGTAACGATAAGTTACTTTAGCTTATCGCAGAAAGACAATTCGCTAGGCGATACGTGGCGAAAGTATTTTTATAAGCACCAGATGGGACTAGATGTTCCAATAGTGTCTAATTGGGATGTACGAAACTACAGTCTTGCACTAACAAGAAGATTTCGAAAATCGGTAGAATTGCTTCAAGTGTATGCCGAAGAAGGTACTGTTGCACTTGTAAAACCCAATGGATATGGTTTACAAGACGAACGAGATATTGTGGCAGATAAAGAGGCTATAGTGCCAATAATAGTTAAGAAGCATGAAGACGGTTCCCTCGATTTTAATCATAATACAAACCGATTACAAACCATGATAACCACATGTAAGGCACGAGATATAAATGTGTTGTTGGTTGAAATGCCCATGTATCAAACGTATTACAATGCATTGATGCCTGAGAAAAAAGAGAAAATAGTTTCTGTTTTAGAGCATTTAGCATCAAGCAACCCCAATGTGCAATATTTAAAACTTTCCGAAGATAACCGATTTACAGATAAAGACTTAAGAGATGCAGATCATCTAACCAACGAAGGGGCTGCAAAAGCAAGTAAAATTATTAATGCTTTTATTGAAGAAAACTTTCAGTGA
- a CDS encoding tail fiber protein codes for MKNILLIVIALISVHCVAQRNTFKNISEKNGMIGIGTNAPDELLTVKGKIHTQEVIVDLQGAVAPDYVFEWYAHGHSNLLPSYSLTPLPELAAFIKKHKHLPGVPSANTLDKEGLSLKEMNLILLEKVEELTLYTLRQQEEIDALAAKLERISPTKE; via the coding sequence ATGAAAAACATATTGTTAATAGTAATCGCCCTAATTTCAGTACACTGCGTTGCACAACGCAACACATTTAAGAATATTTCAGAAAAAAATGGAATGATTGGTATTGGCACAAACGCTCCTGATGAACTACTAACTGTAAAAGGTAAGATTCATACGCAAGAAGTTATTGTAGACCTTCAAGGTGCTGTTGCCCCAGATTACGTGTTTGAATGGTATGCACATGGGCACTCAAATTTATTACCTTCTTATTCGTTAACTCCCCTGCCCGAGTTGGCAGCTTTTATAAAAAAGCACAAGCATCTTCCTGGTGTTCCTTCGGCAAATACACTAGATAAAGAGGGATTGTCTCTAAAAGAAATGAATTTAATTTTGTTAGAAAAAGTAGAAGAACTTACACTTTACACGCTTCGGCAACAAGAAGAAATAGACGCTTTAGCTGCAAAATTAGAACGCATTTCACCCACTAAAGAATAA
- a CDS encoding MBOAT family O-acyltransferase — MLFNTVDFAVFFPVVLALYWTVFRRTLSLQNIFLVVVSYIFYSFWDWRFLSLIFLSSLVDFTIGNFLGKTEAKGKRKLLLVISLVFNLGLLGVFKYYNFFVETFVDTFALFGTTLKSSTWNILLPVGISFYTFQTLSYTIDIYRKRLQPTTNVVAFFAFVSFFPQLVAGPIERASNLLPQFEKERTFNYKKNIDGLRLILAGLFQKMVIADNCALFVNTYFENYQDQSGSTLFFTAVFFAFQIYGDFSGYSNIAIGTSRLLGFDLMKNFNFPYLAQDLSDFWRRWHISLSTWFRDYVYIPLGGSRVSTIRLILNILIVFLVSGLWHGANLTFVFWGLVHAICVIPVLLFIKKDRSFNPKRLWPTFSELARIGITFFIVVIAWVFFRAETITDAFQYLQIVFSESLFSMPYLPRSGIVLLFGYMVLEWLQRHRGHILDIAHIKSAWFRYGIYYVVLFCTFYYAGDLQPFIYFQF; from the coding sequence ATGTTATTTAACACAGTAGATTTTGCCGTCTTCTTTCCAGTCGTTTTAGCACTGTATTGGACCGTATTTAGACGTACCTTATCACTACAGAATATCTTCTTAGTAGTGGTGAGTTATATCTTCTATTCGTTTTGGGATTGGCGGTTTCTTTCGCTTATTTTCTTAAGTTCTCTTGTAGATTTTACCATCGGAAATTTCCTAGGAAAAACAGAAGCCAAAGGCAAACGAAAACTGTTATTGGTGATTAGTTTGGTGTTTAACTTAGGACTTTTAGGAGTGTTTAAGTACTATAACTTTTTTGTTGAAACTTTTGTAGATACGTTTGCGCTCTTCGGAACAACGCTGAAATCGTCAACGTGGAATATTTTGCTGCCCGTAGGTATTAGCTTTTATACATTTCAAACGCTTAGCTATACTATTGATATTTACCGAAAAAGACTCCAACCCACTACAAATGTGGTAGCGTTTTTTGCATTTGTTTCATTCTTCCCACAACTTGTGGCGGGCCCAATAGAACGCGCATCAAACCTGTTGCCACAATTTGAAAAAGAACGTACGTTTAACTATAAAAAAAACATAGACGGACTGCGTCTAATTTTAGCAGGACTGTTTCAAAAAATGGTCATTGCAGATAATTGTGCGCTATTTGTAAATACATATTTTGAAAACTATCAGGATCAATCTGGTAGCACGTTATTTTTTACTGCTGTATTTTTTGCATTTCAGATTTATGGCGATTTCTCTGGCTATAGTAATATTGCTATAGGAACCTCAAGGTTACTCGGGTTCGACCTTATGAAGAACTTTAATTTTCCTTATTTGGCACAAGATTTATCAGACTTTTGGAGACGTTGGCATATCTCGCTTTCTACTTGGTTTCGCGACTACGTCTATATTCCACTAGGAGGAAGTCGTGTTTCTACTATACGACTTATCTTAAATATCCTTATTGTATTTCTAGTAAGTGGATTATGGCATGGTGCCAACCTTACCTTTGTTTTTTGGGGCTTGGTTCATGCTATTTGTGTTATCCCTGTATTGCTGTTTATCAAAAAAGATAGAAGCTTTAACCCGAAACGACTTTGGCCAACTTTTTCAGAATTGGCTCGCATTGGAATTACCTTTTTTATTGTAGTAATTGCATGGGTGTTTTTTAGAGCCGAAACCATTACAGACGCTTTTCAGTATTTGCAAATTGTATTCTCAGAATCGCTTTTTAGCATGCCTTACCTACCCCGAAGTGGTATAGTATTGCTGTTTGGTTATATGGTGTTAGAATGGCTACAGCGCCACCGAGGACATATTTTAGACATTGCGCATATAAAATCTGCATGGTTTAGATATGGAATTTATTACGTGGTACTATTTTGTACTTTTTATTATGCGGGCGATTTACAACCCTTTATCTATTTTCAGTTTTAA
- a CDS encoding class I SAM-dependent methyltransferase: MYKAVKKLALTVVPKRFLLKNELFFRSLFAINYRGKNHTCNICTHSLKRFIVIDDGDVLCPFCGSRARTRRLYDILTTEKLLSGRILHFSPSRSLYRVLSKEKSIDYVSTDFEDEFIATHRYDITAIDCPDNSFDLIICYHILEHIEDDSAAMRELFRVLKPGGTCLVQTPFKEGTDVYEDFSITSKEGRLKAFGQDDHVRIYSVNGLLQRLKTNKFTVSKQKEFKEDTRLGFTPETVLFLKKPVS; this comes from the coding sequence ATGTATAAAGCTGTAAAAAAACTAGCACTTACTGTTGTCCCTAAAAGGTTTTTACTGAAAAATGAGCTTTTTTTCAGGTCGTTATTTGCTATTAATTACAGAGGAAAAAACCATACATGCAACATTTGCACCCACTCACTTAAACGGTTTATTGTAATAGACGATGGCGATGTGCTTTGCCCATTTTGTGGAAGTAGAGCACGTACTCGTAGACTCTACGACATTTTAACTACTGAAAAATTACTAAGTGGGAGAATTTTACATTTTTCTCCTTCTCGAAGTTTATACAGAGTGTTAAGTAAGGAAAAAAGCATTGACTATGTGAGCACCGATTTTGAAGATGAATTTATCGCTACACACAGGTATGATATAACGGCTATTGATTGCCCTGATAATAGTTTCGACTTAATTATTTGCTATCACATACTCGAGCATATTGAAGATGATAGCGCGGCCATGAGAGAATTATTCAGGGTTTTAAAACCAGGAGGTACATGTCTAGTTCAGACACCTTTTAAAGAAGGTACCGATGTGTATGAAGACTTTTCTATTACCTCTAAAGAGGGACGGTTAAAAGCGTTCGGACAAGACGATCATGTTCGAATTTACTCTGTTAATGGCTTGCTGCAACGTTTAAAAACAAACAAATTTACAGTTAGTAAACAAAAAGAATTTAAGGAAGATACAAGGCTTGGGTTTACACCAGAGACAGTACTGTTCTTAAAAAAACCTGTATCTTAA